Proteins co-encoded in one Paraburkholderia terrae genomic window:
- a CDS encoding MarR family winged helix-turn-helix transcriptional regulator, translating to MTDGPYQPESIHLESSLGYYLTKARNVLVERTDRAVAHLGLTTQQIGVILLLSCGRATTPFELSRAMSYDSGSMTRMLDRLEKKGLVARSRSDKDRRIVKLGLTPQGQHAASQLPEIGADVLNEQLRGFSGEDLATLIDLLSRFIANGINGGNGAVGCETASASGKEKSGSSVSTDDR from the coding sequence ATGACCGACGGTCCCTACCAGCCGGAGTCGATTCATCTCGAATCGAGCCTCGGTTATTACCTGACCAAAGCGCGGAACGTGCTGGTCGAGCGCACGGATCGCGCGGTTGCGCATCTCGGGCTGACGACCCAGCAGATCGGCGTGATCCTGCTGCTTTCGTGCGGCCGCGCGACGACGCCATTCGAACTGTCGCGAGCCATGTCATACGACAGCGGATCGATGACGCGGATGCTCGATCGCCTTGAAAAGAAAGGGCTGGTCGCGCGGTCGCGTAGCGACAAGGACCGGCGCATCGTGAAGCTTGGCCTGACGCCGCAAGGTCAGCACGCGGCATCGCAGTTGCCGGAGATTGGCGCGGACGTGCTCAATGAACAGCTACGCGGTTTTTCGGGCGAGGACCTCGCGACGCTGATCGATCTATTGAGTCGCTTCATTGCAAACGGGATCAATGGCGGAAACGGCGCTGTCGGATGCGAGACGGCCAGTGCGTCCGGCAAAGAAAAAAGCGGGTCGTCCGTTTCTACCGACGATCGCTAG